In the genome of Cupriavidus taiwanensis, one region contains:
- a CDS encoding IclR family transcriptional regulator: MPSFVPAAARSLAVFEVFSREKRELSNSELARLLDLPESSCSDLLHTLTETGYLMRTARTRRFYPTMRLHSICEAIAGNDPLAAVAAEATEFLTGKTGETSLCGRLDGAHVRVTGFQESRYELRYVLRVGKRLALHATALGKALLAVLPPEDAARQLRLRALPKLGPRTEINPVVLEKQIADVRKRGWAWVEDEGGEGVTAIAVAGRIGDEPFAISLAGPTERFKRRKDEYLEVIEAARDLVFPAFQQN, translated from the coding sequence ATGCCTAGCTTTGTTCCTGCTGCCGCGCGCAGTCTTGCCGTCTTCGAGGTGTTCTCGCGCGAAAAGCGCGAGCTCTCCAATTCGGAACTGGCGCGCCTGCTCGATCTGCCGGAGAGCAGTTGCTCCGACCTGCTGCATACGCTGACCGAGACCGGGTATCTGATGCGGACCGCGCGCACGCGCCGCTTCTATCCCACCATGCGGCTTCATTCCATCTGTGAAGCCATTGCCGGCAACGATCCGCTGGCGGCGGTTGCCGCCGAGGCCACGGAGTTCCTCACCGGCAAGACCGGCGAGACCTCGTTGTGCGGCCGGCTTGACGGGGCCCATGTGCGGGTGACCGGCTTCCAGGAAAGCCGCTACGAATTGCGTTACGTGCTGCGGGTTGGCAAGCGCCTGGCCTTGCATGCCACGGCGCTTGGCAAGGCCCTGCTGGCGGTACTGCCACCGGAAGACGCGGCGCGGCAGTTGCGCCTGCGCGCGCTGCCCAAGCTGGGACCCAGGACGGAGATCAATCCGGTGGTGCTGGAAAAGCAGATCGCCGACGTGCGCAAGCGCGGCTGGGCCTGGGTCGAGGACGAAGGCGGTGAAGGTGTGACGGCCATTGCGGTGGCCGGACGGATCGGCGACGAACCGTTCGCGATCTCGCTGGCGGGTCCCACCGAACGATTCAAGCGCCGCAAGGACGAGTACCTGGAGGTGATCGAGGCCGCGCGGGATCTGGTTTTCCCCGCGTTCCAACAAAACTAG
- a CDS encoding Zn-ribbon domain-containing OB-fold protein: MQSEPSRPPETQGAPSLAVLRCGACGHPTYPASAYGCQFCGAEPERGTVEELPARGTLRNYVTVHAPLVPGMPPPFVVGEVDFAPGIREEVLLDVASESELVPGMTVQGVIRRDAPCGDRYPLRFAPATGEVQR, translated from the coding sequence ATGCAAAGCGAGCCATCCCGTCCGCCTGAAACCCAAGGCGCGCCATCCCTGGCCGTCCTGCGCTGCGGCGCTTGCGGCCATCCCACCTATCCCGCTTCGGCCTATGGCTGCCAGTTCTGCGGCGCGGAGCCCGAACGTGGCACCGTTGAAGAACTGCCCGCCCGGGGCACGCTGCGCAACTACGTGACCGTGCATGCGCCGCTGGTTCCTGGCATGCCGCCGCCATTCGTCGTCGGCGAGGTCGACTTTGCGCCAGGCATACGCGAAGAGGTGCTCCTCGACGTGGCCAGCGAATCGGAACTGGTTCCCGGCATGACGGTCCAGGGCGTGATCCGCCGCGACGCCCCCTGCGGCGACCGCTATCCGCTGCGCTTTGCCCCCGCAACCGGAGAGGTGCAGCGATGA
- a CDS encoding thiolase family protein, with protein sequence MNRLLQQTPVYVIGIGLHPYQFASDIPYVSLGLRAMREALADANIGWPEVQSAYVGTSAIGMATGRVMFRHLGSTGLAVTQVESASASGCSAFRQACLEVASGVSDVVVAMGVDKFGDGRKAADKDGLPHLAPTATMPPVKFALMAHEYLRRHGLKPEAMARVAVKNHGNAALNPYAQFRKPRTLEQVMASPKVVGDLTVQQCCPRGDGAAAVIVVSEAAIKRLGLDKRRAVRVLASVANSEQLEQGEASAAIDMVRSSTALAYEQAGIGPRDLNLVELHEAFSIEELVYTEAMGLCAPGEGAAWLERGASAIGGQCAVNASGGLLGMGHPTGPTGIGQIAEITRQIRGEAHGRQHPGARLGLAHMIGLGSVAFAHVLAAAQ encoded by the coding sequence ATGAACCGACTGCTTCAGCAAACCCCTGTGTACGTCATTGGCATCGGGCTGCATCCATACCAGTTCGCATCGGACATCCCCTATGTCAGCCTCGGCCTGCGCGCAATGCGCGAGGCGCTGGCCGACGCCAACATCGGCTGGCCCGAGGTGCAGAGCGCCTACGTCGGGACGTCGGCGATCGGCATGGCTACCGGGCGCGTCATGTTTCGCCACCTGGGCTCCACCGGCCTTGCCGTGACGCAGGTGGAAAGCGCTTCGGCATCGGGCTGCTCGGCGTTCCGCCAGGCGTGCCTGGAGGTGGCAAGCGGCGTCTCCGACGTGGTGGTGGCGATGGGCGTGGACAAGTTCGGCGATGGCCGCAAGGCCGCCGACAAGGACGGCCTGCCGCACCTTGCGCCAACCGCGACCATGCCCCCCGTGAAGTTCGCGCTGATGGCGCATGAATACCTGCGCCGGCATGGCCTGAAGCCCGAAGCCATGGCGCGCGTCGCGGTCAAGAACCACGGCAATGCGGCGCTCAACCCGTACGCACAGTTCCGCAAGCCCCGCACGCTCGAGCAGGTCATGGCCTCGCCCAAGGTGGTGGGCGACCTGACGGTGCAGCAGTGCTGCCCGCGCGGCGACGGCGCCGCTGCCGTGATCGTGGTGTCGGAGGCCGCGATAAAGCGTCTCGGCCTGGACAAGCGCCGCGCCGTGCGCGTGCTGGCATCGGTGGCGAACAGCGAGCAGCTCGAGCAAGGCGAGGCCTCGGCAGCCATCGACATGGTGCGCAGCTCCACCGCGCTGGCGTACGAGCAGGCCGGCATCGGGCCGCGCGACCTGAACCTGGTGGAGCTGCACGAGGCCTTCTCGATCGAGGAACTGGTCTACACCGAGGCCATGGGCCTGTGCGCACCCGGAGAAGGGGCAGCCTGGCTTGAACGCGGCGCTTCGGCCATCGGCGGCCAATGCGCGGTCAATGCATCGGGCGGCCTGCTCGGCATGGGTCATCCGACCGGGCCGACCGGCATTGGGCAGATCGCCGAGATCACGCGCCAGATCCGCGGCGAGGCGCACGGGCGGCAACACCCGGGCGCGCGCCTGGGCCTGGCGCACATGATCGGGCTCGGCTCGGTGGCCTTCGCCCACGTGCTGGCGGCAGCGCAGTGA
- a CDS encoding acyl-CoA dehydrogenase family protein, which yields MFFEATPEQRLLRDNIRRFMQAEVAPLVSRHDQEKTFPFEILKGLAQFGYIGGRLSEEQGGMGLDQLTWAMMMEEAGYAWLSLRTILNITNGPIAKLAAVGTAQQKARFLAPLLACERKVFTAISEPGTGSNIAQIQTRADLDGDHYVLNGRKLWITNGAFADFGIVVARTYSDNCEGQLSTFLVERDVSPYEVRRVDTMVLRSTGTAELGFDNVRVPRENLLGEEGSALKRMLQGLDGARVNIAMGAVGAAQAALDLATDYARTRTQFGRPIGGFQLVQKMIVDMTIRVEAARALGYRAAMALDRGEDTRVSASIAKLYATEAAHEVASMALQVHGGLGYATDYPIERIFRDTRGGTIPEGTTEVQTLIVGREILGMSAIA from the coding sequence ATGTTTTTCGAAGCAACTCCCGAGCAGCGGCTGCTGCGCGACAATATTCGCCGATTCATGCAGGCGGAGGTGGCACCGCTGGTCAGCCGGCACGACCAGGAGAAGACCTTTCCGTTCGAGATCCTGAAGGGTCTGGCGCAGTTCGGCTATATCGGCGGGCGCCTCTCCGAGGAACAGGGCGGGATGGGGCTGGACCAGCTTACCTGGGCGATGATGATGGAGGAGGCCGGCTATGCCTGGCTTTCGCTGCGCACCATCCTGAACATTACCAACGGCCCGATCGCCAAGCTTGCCGCGGTCGGCACGGCGCAGCAGAAGGCGCGCTTTCTCGCGCCATTGCTGGCCTGCGAGCGCAAGGTGTTTACCGCGATCAGCGAGCCGGGTACCGGTTCCAACATCGCGCAGATCCAGACGCGTGCGGACCTGGACGGCGACCACTACGTGCTCAATGGCCGCAAGCTCTGGATCACCAACGGCGCATTCGCCGACTTCGGCATCGTGGTGGCCCGTACCTATAGCGACAATTGCGAGGGCCAGTTGTCGACCTTCCTGGTCGAGCGCGACGTCAGTCCTTACGAGGTGCGCCGGGTCGACACCATGGTGCTGCGCAGTACCGGCACCGCCGAACTGGGCTTCGACAATGTTCGCGTGCCGCGCGAGAACCTGCTGGGCGAGGAGGGCAGTGCGCTCAAGCGCATGCTGCAGGGCCTGGACGGGGCGCGCGTCAATATCGCGATGGGCGCCGTGGGCGCAGCGCAGGCCGCGCTCGACCTGGCCACTGACTACGCCAGGACGCGCACCCAGTTCGGCCGACCCATCGGTGGCTTCCAGCTCGTGCAGAAGATGATCGTCGACATGACGATTCGTGTGGAAGCCGCACGTGCGCTCGGCTACCGCGCCGCCATGGCGCTCGACCGCGGAGAGGATACGCGGGTCTCGGCGTCGATCGCCAAGCTGTATGCGACCGAGGCCGCGCACGAAGTGGCCAGCATGGCCCTGCAGGTGCACGGCGGACTCGGCTACGCGACCGACTACCCGATCGAGCGCATCTTCCGCGATACGCGTGGCGGCACCATTCCCGAAGGCACCACCGAAGTACAGACCCTGATCGTCGGCCGCGAGATCCTCGGCATGTCGGCCATTGCCTGA